A single Falco naumanni isolate bFalNau1 chromosome 20, bFalNau1.pat, whole genome shotgun sequence DNA region contains:
- the SPATS2 gene encoding spermatogenesis-associated serine-rich protein 2 isoform X7: MDCNRQKKRTRRRKPNRNPKLNRTLASQSPVNWCPLKKSNQPTRRRVELTVSMSTAVPTTRSPWTRSAKVWMRFRLMPESWRIASPLRQTCLIEQSPSSLRQRPEQRSASRSLSRSTASNSTPASLSVTRLEDVPLSPASKKLGSNIEKSVKDLQRCTVSLARYRVVVKEEMDASIKKMKQAFAELQSSLMDREVALLAEMDKVKAEAMEILVSRQKKAEALKKLTDVAVRMSEEQLVELRADIKHFVSERKYDEDLGRVARFTCDLDALKKSIASFGQDVSLPVSHPKNSYSTRSRCSSVTAASLSGPSETPAPSAPACASASAASLTAAKRASASAEAAVGNAGSRPPQPPREAVPGQRRAAAGPKAQGQRHIGPPGRYNGNRQRNRQPPPACPRPPRPASARATAGAPPLRHRDQGGAPPAQGGAPPAQAQSQSAGGGQLLSPPPQGSPCHEPPPQNQTVGSS; the protein is encoded by the exons ATGGACtgtaacaggcaaaaaaaaag aacaagaagaagaaaaccaaaccgAAACCCCAAGCTGAATCGAACCCTGGCCTCCCAGAGCCCGGTAAATTGGTGTCCACTGAAGAAGAGCAATCAGCCAACTCGGAGAAGGGTGGAATTAACGGTTTCCATGTCAACGGCTGTGCCCACGACACGGAGTCCGTGGACTCGCTCAGCGAAGGTTTGGATGCGCTTTCGATTGATGCCAGAGAGCTGGAGGATTGCGAGCCCGCTGCGCCAGACATGCCTGATAGAACAG AGCCCTTCGTCTCTCAGGCAGCGGCCTGAGCAGAGGAGCGCTAGCAGGTCTCTGTCCCGATCCACAGCGAGCAATTCGACTCCCGCCTCCCTCTCCGTAACCCGGCTGGAAGATGTGCCCCTTTCGCCTGCGAGCAAGAAGCTGG GTTCTAATATTGAAAAATCAGTGAAGGATCTCCAACGCTGCACCGTTTCGCTGGCTCGGTACCGGGTGGTGGTGAAGGAGGAGATGGATGCTTCCATTAAGAAGATGAAGCAAGCCTTTGCTGAACTGCAGAGTAG CCTTATGGATCGGGAGGTGGCTTTGCTGGCTGAAATGGACAaagtgaaagcagaagcaa tggaaattctCGTCAGCCGCCAGAAGAAGGCAGAAGCCCTGAAGAAGCTGACTGACGTGGCGGTGCGAATGTCGGAGGAGCAGCTGGTTGAGCTCAGGGCTGACATAAAG CACTTTGTGAGCGAACGGAAATATGATGAGGACCTGGGCCGGGTGGCGCGGTTCACGTGCGACCTCGACGCGCTGAAGAAGAGCATCGCCTCGTTTGGCCAAG ATGTTTCTCTTCCAGTTTCCCACCCCAAGAACAGCTACTCCACCCGCTCGCGGTGCAGCTCCGTCACCGCCGCGTCCCTGAGCGGTCCCAGCGAGACCCCCGCTCCCTCTGCCCCCGCCTGTGCCTCTGCCTCCGCTGCCAGCCTTACGGCGGCCAAGAGAGCCTCGGCCTCGGCGGAGGCGGCCGTGGGGAACGccggcagccgccccccgcagccccccagaGAG GCTGTCCCAGGGCAGCGGCGAGCGGCAGCGGGGCCCAAAGCCCAGGGCCAGCGCCACATCGGCCCCCCCGGCCGCTACAACGGCAACCGACAGAGGAaccggcagcccccccccgcctgcccccggcccccccggcccgcctcAGCCCGCGCCACAGCCGGGGCCCCCCCCCTCCGGCACAGAGACCAAGGgggggctcccccagcccaaGGGGGGGCTCCCCCAGCGCAAGCCCAGAGCCAGTCGGCAGGAGGGGGCCAACtcctgagcccccccccccagggctcGCCCTGCCACGAGCCCCCCCCTCAGAACCAGACTGTAGGAAGCTCCTAG